The sequence below is a genomic window from Acidobacteriota bacterium.
CAAAATACCCCTGACCATCTGGGGTAATCGTGAGGCCGAAGTCTTTGGCATAGCGTTCGATAGAAGGAGTAAGGGTACACGCGACATAGACGTAAAATGGAGTCTTTTCTTGGACTCTGATTGTCTGTCCCTGACGGTCTTTTGCCTTGGCGTCTCGGATCTTCGAAATGTAGCCGTACACCTGCTGAATCGGGTTTTCGTCTGATGTGTAGTCCGTTCGCTCCGGCCTTTTGAACTCAATGAGCACAACTGACGAGAACGGTCTCCGGTCGTCTGGTGCGAACGCATGCGATCGATTAAAGACGACAAGGTCCGGTCGATCCCGATCGTCGGTCTCCAATATGTCCATCTTCTTCAACGGCAGGTCGGACGCCAGGTACTCGTGAAAAGCTAGCCGGTCGTCGATCAACCAGAGATTGTGCTCTTCGAAGCCGAGGTCGTCCGAGGTCGTGCGCAGTGGACAGATGAACCGGTGGATGACCTCTTCACGGTAGTACTTCCCACTATCAGTAAATCCGAGAAACTTCTCGAGCGCGTTGATGACCGCCTTTCGGTGGGCGATGTATTGCGCGAGGTTTGATTTTCCGACGTCGTTTTCCTTTTCGAGAAATTCAATGTACTGCCGGAAATACTCCTCAAAGTCTTCCATCTTCTCCAGATCCGCCGTCAGGAGCTTATCCTGCGTTTCCCGGAGCTCCTCTTCGATGACAAACTGGATTCTCCGAAGCTCTCGATCGAGATCTGCCTCTGCCCTGATCTCGGGGGAGATGTCGGCCAGAGCTTCCGGCTTGTGTTTGAGGATCGGGCGGTACTGCGGTGCTTTGGTATGAACGAAGTCCTCGATCCGCTCCATCTTCTCTTCGCGCAAAGGCTCGAGGTACGGCTTGAGGTATAGCTCGAGCTCGCCGGTTGTAGCGCCGAGGAGCGATTCTTTTGAAATCACGTCAGGGAATTCAAGGTCGGTGTCCCGTTCCGGGAACAAGAACCCTGTTCTCTCGGAATTGACGTGTTCGTCGAGATATCCTCCGGAGACGTAGCCCAGGTACACAAACTCTTTGTCCTGCTCATCTTGGAGCCTTGCTGTGGGGACTTCCCGAATAAGCTTCGTGATGCGTTCGCTGTCCACCTCACGCCCGTAGGCGCACAAATGAATGCGGTGATCCCGTCTCTCTCGGCTCGAGTAGATCCTCAGGTGACGTAGCTCGAATTTCCGTTTCTTGACTGTGAAGGGTTTTGTTTCCGTGGCACTGCCGAAGATCTCTCGAAAGACTTCGTTCAGATCTAAGCTCTCATCCCCATCGACAAGGGTCAGGTGCGGGCATTGGTCGAAGAAAAAGTACGATAGGAAGTGTTCCACGATGCGTTCACCAATGATCGACACTCCCTTGGGGCAGTGCTTTTGGTACTCCTCCTTGAGGCCGATGAGTTTGACTCTGGTTTCTCGTTTCGTTTTCGGGGCGTCATCCATGCGGTCGTTTTCAACGCCGTCAGCCGACAGAGTGAAGTCGAACCTCCGTCGCTTCCATGTGCCGTCTTCTGGGTACGAGCTGGTCACCTCAACCGTGTCAAATGCCTTCAGCCAGATGAAGCGGCCTACACCTTTGCCGCCTCGCGCTTGTTTGTAGGTCGAGTCAGACGTATTGAACGACTTCCAGTTCTTACTGTCGAACCCTATGCCCGTGTCAATGACCGTGAAGGCAGAGACTGGCGACGACTCGTGCCCGTCCTCATAGAGCGCTGGCTTGCTGCTGTCCCGCTCTACGACGACCTTGATCTCACTGGGGCCATCTGCGGCATCTTCAATCGCATGGAATGAGTTTGACAGCGCCTCGAACAGGGGCTGAAGAGGCTTGGTGGTCGCGAGTTTAGTGTTGTGAACCCTTCCGGGTAAATCCAGGTACACAAGATCCTCCCCGGCATGTTACCCACCCGCCAAATCAGCTGCTTCAACTGGCCGCACTGTAAGCTTGTCGCGCCTTGGCGTCGCGGATCAGCCCGTCGACCACGTACAGGATCCTATCGCGGTCGGGGCTTGGGACCTCGGCGAGGGCCTTCCAGCGCTCGAGCATCTCCTTGTCCTTGAGGATCTCGGGCAGCTCGCGCTCGCTGACGAGGAAGTCGACGGTCACGCCGAAAGCGTCGGCGAGCTTGCGGGCAACCTCGATCGAGGGGGTGATCTCGCCCCGCTCGTAGCGGCCGACGATGGCGCCGGAGGTGCCGATCAGCTTACCGACCTC
It includes:
- a CDS encoding ATP-binding protein, which gives rise to MYLDLPGRVHNTKLATTKPLQPLFEALSNSFHAIEDAADGPSEIKVVVERDSSKPALYEDGHESSPVSAFTVIDTGIGFDSKNWKSFNTSDSTYKQARGGKGVGRFIWLKAFDTVEVTSSYPEDGTWKRRRFDFTLSADGVENDRMDDAPKTKRETRVKLIGLKEEYQKHCPKGVSIIGERIVEHFLSYFFFDQCPHLTLVDGDESLDLNEVFREIFGSATETKPFTVKKRKFELRHLRIYSSRERRDHRIHLCAYGREVDSERITKLIREVPTARLQDEQDKEFVYLGYVSGGYLDEHVNSERTGFLFPERDTDLEFPDVISKESLLGATTGELELYLKPYLEPLREEKMERIEDFVHTKAPQYRPILKHKPEALADISPEIRAEADLDRELRRIQFVIEEELRETQDKLLTADLEKMEDFEEYFRQYIEFLEKENDVGKSNLAQYIAHRKAVINALEKFLGFTDSGKYYREEVIHRFICPLRTTSDDLGFEEHNLWLIDDRLAFHEYLASDLPLKKMDILETDDRDRPDLVVFNRSHAFAPDDRRPFSSVVLIEFKRPERTDYTSDENPIQQVYGYISKIRDAKAKDRQGQTIRVQEKTPFYVYVACTLTPSIERYAKDFGLTITPDGQGYFGFNANHQAYVEIIDYRKLVEDAKSRNRALFEKLNLR
- a CDS encoding helix-turn-helix transcriptional regulator, which translates into the protein MSKKETPSTFGAKILQLRKERGWSQPEVGKLIGTSGAIVGRYERGEITPSIEVARKLADAFGVTVDFLVSERELPEILKDKEMLERWKALAEVPSPDRDRILYVVDGLIRDAKARQAYSAAS